AAGGTACATCACCTTAGTGAGCTCAGATGTTGAAGAATGATTAATCACTCAAAAGTAGTAGACAATAGCATGAAGCAAAGGTACATCACCTTAGTGAGCTCGTATAGAAGACTGAATACCAATCTCCAATCACATTTGCAGAAGATTGAAGCTTCAGAAACTCAATCAATAAGACAAATTTTGGCAAGACCAAAAATTTTGAAGATTGAAGACCATTGTGTCAAGAATGATCCTTATAGAAGTCCATCAAAGTTGGAAGACAGAATCAAGCATCTAAGCCGAAGATTGAAGATTTTCATCATGCTCAGTCGAAAAGTTTAAGCGGGGCAATGTCAGAGCCAGTGTTATCAAAGCAAGAGGCGACCTAAGTTGATAGAGGCTCTTATCGCCTTAGGCGAGAGGTAAGAGGCAAGGCGACGCCTTTTTCAAAACGCCTTTTTAAATAAGGCGATGCCTTTTTGAAAAAGGCGAGAAAgccaaaaattttttatatagtttaaaTATACATGTACATATAGGTATAATATACCATCAACAATAGtttatttaactaaatattaatttcttaatatttataatatttattatagattaatattttcaatattcatattttattttcatatttctaATACCtagataatttattatataaagcaAGGCAAAagcaaaaaagagaagaaaaagtcaAAACATTCTGTCTTTTATTCTTCCAAGAAGAAAAAgtaacttttaaatattattcaaCTATTTTCTCTCCTATCGAgatctccttcctcttcttcttcttcttttcaaaGATTTTGCactctttttttctctttttcttctcattGTTGAAGCAGAAAAAAGGAGGCATCTCCTGAGCCTGGCGTCTCACCATATGAGGTGCTCGCCTTAACTGGAGGCGTCTCGCCTCGCCTAGCACCTTCCGTCGCCTTTAACAACACTGGTCAAGGCCGAGAGGCTTCAGAgaccaaaactgtaattttttaataataagatttttgaaaaataatattataaaaaattagtataaaataaTACGAAGTTAAAAATTGAGTCGATACTTTATAATcccttttttatatatttattctgAGACATATTGATGCTCATGTTACATATCATTTTGTTCCTAAGACTCTGTAGATGGTGAGTGACTAGTTGACCACTAACGAGGTTTGAGTCCAACTGGACATCATAGGCTTATATGTCCCTATACTGCGTCTCCACTCCTCGTAAATCGTCCCTTCTATTTATAAATAGTATAAAGATTATTGTTGTGATTGTGCAATGACTATTTTgctcttaaaataaaataatagtacATCTATTAAATCTCTAAGCTTGATTGATATGATTGCGATGTTGTGTTGCTGTGCTTAAATACTTATCGTCTTACAAGCATTTTAGCTATGTGAAGCTAGTAGATGCTTTTGGTTTATGCATGTGACGTACCTCGTTTGACTTGTTTTGATAGAGTTCAAACCAAGTGCTGCAAGGTCCCAAACAAGTGCCAAATTATGGGATGTAACACAAGGTCTATCGAGATGCCCTAGCGAACACTCTCCAATACTCAAGTCAAATCTAAAATTCTTAGAGTGAAAGTTTCTCTCATAAAAAGTTGCAAAAAAGAGAggagaggaagaagaaagaggatCAAGAAAGAGCTGGAAAAAGTCTTCTTTTTGCCCTACCAAGTATCTTTTGTGAAAAGGTGTGAGAATATGCCTTAACATATTATTTAGATTGGCCCATTCTTtaacttaaataaatttataatttttgtatgTTATGagtttatatataatttcacaACATACTGAAACAATCCTCAAATTCAAATGTTTATAACATGATGGCTGCTTATAATAAATGCTATAGCATTTCATAGATCCAATATGGAAACAAAATGTCAGTATCCTGTGTAATGCTCTATAGGAAATACAGATAAATTAAACACACATATCACAAGAAAGATTTCCCTTTGTGTACACAAAAGGGCAGTTTCCTTACTAACATCCTCGAACTCCTCTGAACGAGCTTTGCAACCAGAAAGCAAACAAGACCAGTCactatacaaaattttaaaatatcaatggctgtgtatatataattattaattctcAAGGTAAAATCAAAAACTTCCCTCTAGGGGTAGATCGACTCCTCCTGAATTCAGGAGTAGATGTGTTGCCAACTTCCTTGGCATTCCGAATTGCATTATTTGGAAGCTTGTTTTCAAGCTTCCCAGCCAATAAGGGCTCCACAGCATGCACAACTCCTCTGCATATGGAGATTATTAGTTAAATATGCAAAGGAAATAACAAAGAATTTCTCTTCATTAAGGATTCAAAGAAGGAAGATTTAATCATACCTTGGTTCAAGATTTTGAGAGTTCCTTGAGAAGCTCTTTTGAAGCTTCTTCAACTTCAAAGCACCCAGTACTGGAGATTCAGGAAGCAAATGATCATTTTCCGGCTCTGAAAAGTCGCTCTTTCTTGGCTCCTCATTCTTTTCAATAGCATCCATGTCAGAAAGCATATCGGACTTCTGAATCTTTGCAGGTAATTGATGTTTTGCCTTAACTTTACTttcatttttgttttttctaATGCCACCTTGTCTTATATTAAGAGCTTGCCTAAACTGCTCCTCTTCGTGTTCTGGGAATACTTTCCTGGAGCTAATCTTTTGGAGGTTAAACAATGTATCAGAGATGTTATTCTGCTTAGATGCTTCTTGTGGACTTATATATGGAACCTTTGAGCTGTTATCAGTTGATGTGATTACTGGCATTGCAACAATAGATTTACTGACAGGTACTCTAGCTGGAAAGGGTACTTTTGCAACTGGTTGATTGTCAAATATCTCAGCTTTGGTCCTGCCCCTAATGAGAGATCCTCTATCTGTGGAGATTGACCTCCTAACAGGAGGAGATGGTGATGTCCTCAGCTTTGCAGAGCTTGATAGACTCTCTTCAACTGCAGAAGCAATCTTTGGCCCTGCAGTTTCCTTGTCTGTGAGTGCTGAAGGAAATCTTGACCTCCGTTGCTTACCTGAAGAACAACTTCTTGGCTGCAAATAAAATCCAACACTGAATTAAATGCCTGAAAACTTAAAAGAATAGAGCAAAGAATATCCCTTGGTCCAgtcaaattttatcttttacctCAGAACTTCTAACTTCATCATTTTCTCGTCGGCAAGTTTCAGTTTTTAAGTTGGCATTTGCACCATATCTTGGCATATAGAATGGAGAAACAGGTCTTGCTCTTTGAGATTCTGCTGTGGTTCTAGTATTTCCCACTTTTACTTGTTCTAGCTCAGCTTCCTTCCTTTCCAACATCTCTTTAAGATTTGAAATCTGTACAAAAATAATCAACAAAAATTGTTTTCAATATCATTAAGTTAAGAACAAGATTGTAAGCACATGCCAACAGAAATAACCTCTTCTTTAAGTTCTCGAATTTCGCCAGATTCTTTGTTTGATCGAGCTGCCCCAAGTTCTATAGAAGCGACTCTCTCTGCAAATTTGAGAGTGCTAATTGTCTCCCCAATAGCATTAACTTCAGGGTTTATGTGCACAAACATCAATGTTTTAGCTTGTCCACCTAAACATTAAAGGAAAAgttaagaagagagaaaaaactttgagaggaaaaaaaaatcatattgtaACTAGACGGGCACCTAAAGAATCCTGCAAGACTTGTGTAAGCTTGCTGTTTCTATACGGAACATGCGCGCTCTTCTGTGCAAGAGCAGAgatcacatctccaagtgcagAAAGAGATCGATTAATATGTTGAGCTTCTCTCAATCTCTCACCTACAGCTTCAGATTTATCTACTCTTTCACTTCCTGCCAAATCCACTAAATGAAGGCAACCCCTAAGGATGGAACCAGAAACTAACTCTTTTCCATGAACATGAACTGTCAAAACACTGCAGTTTACACAATAATCATTACTGAGCATTTCTTGAAAGAAAGAATACCattataatgaaaaattatagtTACTCAATAATCTACCTATGTGAACGACTACTTCGTTCATTTAGAGCAGTTGCACCGACTGCGCGATTTCTCTGACCAATCACCATCACATCAAGGACATCTTGAGTACTTGAAACTGGAATCCAACTTGCATCAGGTACATTAAGTCCATTTAATTGAGAATTGTTACGTATATCTAATGTACATGTCATTAAGGCAAATCAAGTCCATTTAGCTGAAAtgtaatcaaaattttttaactgCAAACAAGTTATAAAAGGTGCATTTTTCGTAGGATATCTTCTGCTTGATCCATCACTAACTAATAGGTCTCTCACTTGTTCATTATATATTTCAATCATTTGAACTCCAACTTCATACTTCATGAAATCTGCTCTTGCCTTTGTAATCTGAAACAAGTCGCGAAGAGCTCGGTAGTTCACACCCCATGTTTCCTCACTGGTCAAATCAGGACCGCTCTGGCAAAATTAGAAAATGAAATTACATGTTATGGTGAAATCTATTAGAAGCTATAGCTAACTTTTTAAGCCCCCAAGTAGTCGATATGCAAGACTAGGTCTACAACTAGTTGCTAAGAAGAAATATCATTGGTATACCATTGTATATGTCTTCCCTGATCCAGTTTGCCCATATGCAAAGATACAAACATTATAACCATCTAGGACAGATCTGACCAATGGTTGAGTATCAATATATATTTGCTCTGCAACAGAAAAATGAAAGTGACCCTTGTTAGAGAAAGCTAGTTGATGCATAAAAATGAAAGTCTACGAGGTTACAGATTACATGAATGTTATAGaataatgaagaaaaaaaaaagaaagaaaaaaagaataactattacataaatatGATTGCAAATTTCATTTGCATTGAAGATAACGAGGATATCCTTAATTTTCAGACTAGAAATCAGTTCATAGGCCCTTCTTTGAATTCACTATATAAGttagaaaaagaagaatatcTCTGCTAGAATAACTGCAATATTCTTTAAAGGAAAATGTCCTTTATAGGAAAAAAAAACTTGAGAACATTATCACCACTGTCACCTGATGTTTCtagctgaattttaaaattttctactgCCAGAGAGAGTTCATACCTTGTGTCACACTTGTTCCAAACACTTTGTTGAAAGAAAATATCCTTCTTGCATCTTTGCCATGCTTAAGAGGATTGACAATCATGATATTACCATTTTCTCCGATGTAATCTACAGTTGACTGTACATTTGATTGCGCTGATAAGAAGGGCCTCACTCTACAATAGACCCTGATCGTTCCTATTGAGAAACAAATGTTACCAACTTCTCAAACTGCAGTAGTTAAACAGCAATACAGACTACAAAATGTTTACCTTTTAGGTCTTGGACTTGATTGTAAAGTTGACGATTTTCCTCCAAAACTTGGTGGTAACAGGTGGATGCAACTTCAAGACCCTTGATATGGTGCTCTGAccaagaaaaaaaggaaaaaaagattaTAAGTTGTTTTGTAGGCCAGAAACAATTCTTgccaaaagaaaaaatatataatattctcaCCAAGCCTACTGAGTTCTTCTTTCCAATCTGCTTGCATATGTTTTACTTCTCGTCTTGTCAGTTTATAATACATTCTTAGCTCCTAAAAAAACAGTAATAACATTATCAAACTTGCTATACTAAGaattaaatactaaataaaCAATGTAATAAACCATTGTTGAAAAGAAAAAGTACACTTGCAATGAGCTTAATTCAAACCTCAAGCTGCTTCTGATGAAGATCAGTTTGCTCTGTCTGAACAAAAGGGTGACTAACAGTATGACAAACAGCTTCTTGTTTGCCACCACAGACACAAAATTTGGAGAAATCACTTGATACCATTTTAGTTCTTTGTCTAAGATATTGTGAGATGGCTTCTATAAATTCAGACTTCGATAGGAAACCAATGTCACCCTTAAGTATTTTCTTCAGAAATAGGCCAAGCTGCAAGTAGTTGTAGGAGTGCATTACACTAATTTAATgcattaaggaaagtgcagaactTTTGACTTATCGAAACATTGTGCTGTGGAAGCAATTTACCCCAAACCAGAGAAAATAAACAAGGATATTCGGAAGAAGTACCTGTGTGCCTTGAGAAACAAGCAATGCTGAGAAATCTTTAACTACCTTACTGAGTAAAGCATCTATCACCTGAAATTTCACCCATATAATCATATAAGATTCCTTACTCATTGCACCCACTTCATGTAACTTACCAATCTACACTGCAAAACTCAAAGTTTTCCTGCCTTGAAAATGGAAGTCAGCACAAACAGAATATGTGCAAATTAAATTTGAACGGGCCTTACCTACCATTGCATTCAAAGGCAGCTCTTCAATCCCATTGCTCTCTCTAAGGTAAGCTTGTAGAAGACCAAGTCCAAAGTGATCAAAAAGAAAAGCCAAAGCATTGGCAATTTTTGATTCTTCCATTGAAACTTCATTAGAAAGATGGAGAAAATCTAATAGTTGTTCATATTGTGAACATTCAGATCCATCAACTGACTCATCAGCACTTTCACTGCCAACCAAGGAAGATGGAGACTCCTTTGGCAAGGATACAATCTTCACAAGCCCTCCATATCTCCATACCCCAAGTCCCCCAGCCTGCTTCCACTCATAATATCCTTTCAGACACAGAATACAATCCACAACCTTGCTTGATGAGCCTCCCTGTGTATCCAAGTTTTAGAATCAAGGAACGGTTTAACTAACATAGACATCATCTGATAAATGTTAGAGAAAATTACTAGTGAATTCTTATGTCTTAATGAACTAACAAATTGGTTTTCTATTTTTAGAAACATATTATttaatccatttttttttttaaagagttAACTGTTTGGACTCTCCTATTAATTGCAGGGACTAAATACTTTGTAATTTTGAAGTTACAAGAACTAAATAGTTGTGACACTAAAATTGGAAGAATTGAATAATTGTAATTTTGAAATtgatagggactaaatagttgTGTTTTAATATTACAGGGACAAATTATAGAAAATGTCATTTTAGTTATCTCAAATATTACTAATGGCTGGATTAAATAGTTAAAGTTTTGAAAAGTCAAAAACTAAATAGTTAACGGTTTTAAAAAGCCAAATACTATTAATGTGTTTTTGGAAAAAGAGGGACTAAAGAGTTAGTTTTACTAAGCAAATTTCCTTAAATGTTAATCATAACAACCACAAATACACATTTTAATCAATGTGAAGAAAGTGAGAGATAAAATTCCACCTCTTTCCAATGTCATATAGACAATAGAGAACTGTATAGAAGTATATTGGAAGTGAAATTCAAAAGCTGTGCAAATAGTTACAGTCCCCAAAAAAAACAAACGCAGACCAAGAAAAAGTTTAGAAATATTGTCATCTTCCGCTCATAATAGAAATCAAACATGTGAAACACCTAGAGCTATTAATATGAATATGTGTGTGCGTGTGAGCGCAAGCAAATGCAATACTTGAATTGCCCTTGTGAAACTATTGCATTATTAATAATTGCAAGTGAAAAAAAAGCATATTTGTAACCTTCTCCAAGTCTGATGCTTCAAAAGTCAAGAGCTTCATGTCTTTAACAGCCACCAAaaaatttctcatgttttcaAAATACTGAATTGCAGACTGTGCTGCTCCTTCTGTTGACTGCACTGCAAGTATTGGATTTTCCACCACCTATACAATTAACGCATGGCTTATTAGAGATCCAAAATGCAAAGTGTACTGAGAAATACAGAGGTAAAAAAAGTCGTAATACCTTGAGGACAGCACCAGGATTGACTTTGTTGAGAACATTGCAAAGAATGAGACCATTTCTTAATGCAAGGCAGAACTCTTCctcagagggatttttgggcaGCGTTGCTGATGCACCTTGGTCCATCTGCCTTAACCATTCTGCTGCTTGAGACCTCCTTGAAGCTGAGACACACAAAGGAAATTGATGTTGCAGTTTAATTCTctgccttttctttttcatttttttggaAATTAATCTTGCTGCAATAACTCTTCAaaccttttttaatttttgttcaaACTTTATTAGGATAGCAAATTAATGACATTTTTTTTCTGTTCTGTACATTCACAATTTATTTGGAGGGAAAGATTGAATTTCTGAGCTTTTTTATCACGAGATAATACTCAAATTATTAACGATTTATTTATTCACGATTTTAACTATTCACTACCCCAGTATTTcgaataaataatttaagataCTCTTCAATGTATTTATCCTTGGTTGATGAGAAGTGAAAGCTCCTATTCTTCCTCCTTTTGTTTAGAATGATATTTTGTAATAAagtaagtttaaattaattattataaaatcggaattattttaaaatgaaaatttttaagtttattttttaagaaaaatcgataaataaatcaattaaattatatttttacaaaattttaatttaaaactaaaatattaacTAGATTAAGTCTATGATgaaattcttcttttcttttagtatAAAATCAGGATATTTATAATTCACtggattgaaattaaattttattcgcACCAGATTCTGTCAAGAGCTAAAAGTGTTCGTAATATATATTTACTCTAAATATGGAATGAAACTCTAAATCTCACATGCTAAACTAGTTATCTCAATACTTATTTAGCGgaaaagttatatatatatatatattttttttttttttttttttttgatcttTTGAACCTGGAAGACTTAAATTGAAAAGGAAATTTGCAATTAATGACTAGGATGGTGTTGTTTATTCTAACCAACCCAAACCCTTCATTTATGGTCCTGGTTATAAAAACAGGGACCATACCCCACTTTGACTAAAGAGGATGGTGTTATTTCAGCAACCAATGCTAAATTGCTGAGGTGCGGTTGGTGAAAAAACGGAAGCCGTCTGAATATATTCTATGGAAACGATTTCTTAGTGTTTTCAATAAATAATGCTATAATTGGTCATCATCAATTTTCCAACGAAAATCTCCAATGCAATCATGCCATTTCTTTTTTGATTGAAATACAAAATCAtgcttttatttatatataaatcattctgtctttaaaattttagtttttccaAAATTAACATGTTTTATTATCTACAATCTCCATTAATATTGCAATTCAGAATAAAAAAACAATATTATAAGTTAAGAAGTATTATTAAATATcacttttgaaaaattattttagtattttatagaTAAAgtcaaatttaatttcaaattattttaaatatttaattaatatatttaaaaatttataaataataactcTAATAATAATTCCAAAATATCTCAATaaatgtttttttgtttttaaagtaTTTAAGAGGGGTAATACTTTTGTTCATCAGTTtgatatgataaaaaaataaaagttaattgttaaatattctTTCAGATGGAAAAtcaataagaaaaattaaaaactttaattttttttttttaaaaaaaccacATTAATCAAACGATTTTTGGCAAAAATTTGAGAGTTGCTTTAGGCTAGAACAAATAAAAGAGGGTTTGTATTGGGCCCACCTCTCCAAGCCCAAGGGGAGCCCACTTCCACTTTCACATCTCAAATTGCTTTCAGCTTTCGGGATCACCCGCATTCTCCGCAACATCATGATTTTCATTGCCTTTAACAAAATTCACTTTtcctcttttgtttttccccTCGACTAAAATAGTTAACTCTCATTTTCccactcaaaaaatttaaaattaatcctaaaaattaaaaatatagataaataattttaagttcGTTAAAACTTATGAGATATTAGAGGAAGATCCTACTGGAAAattcccttttttttatttatctggATTTTGATGTTGGAAGTATCCTAGTTTTAACAATAAACATTGAAGAAGCTGTATTATATACCTGCTTCTTCAGCTTTTCTTTGAGCCAGTTCATAATCGTTGATGATCTCTTCAGAAAAGGAAGCCTCATTATTGGAAACGGAAGTCTTTAATCCTCTCAAGTTCTTGCAAGGAGAGGTGAAAATTGAACCACAGTTTGTTTCTTGTGGCATTTTCTTATTAATCCCTGAAAAACCCCACATAATTA
The Manihot esculenta cultivar AM560-2 chromosome 1, M.esculenta_v8, whole genome shotgun sequence genome window above contains:
- the LOC110619499 gene encoding kinesin-like protein KIN-14F; protein product: MPQETNCGSIFTSPCKNLRGLKTSVSNNEASFSEEIINDYELAQRKAEEAASRRSQAAEWLRQMDQGASATLPKNPSEEEFCLALRNGLILCNVLNKVNPGAVLKVVENPILAVQSTEGAAQSAIQYFENMRNFLVAVKDMKLLTFEASDLEKGGSSSKVVDCILCLKGYYEWKQAGGLGVWRYGGLVKIVSLPKESPSSLVGSESADESVDGSECSQYEQLLDFLHLSNEVSMEESKIANALAFLFDHFGLGLLQAYLRESNGIEELPLNAMVIDALLSKVVKDFSALLVSQGTQLGLFLKKILKGDIGFLSKSEFIEAISQYLRQRTKMVSSDFSKFCVCGGKQEAVCHTVSHPFVQTEQTDLHQKQLEELRMYYKLTRREVKHMQADWKEELSRLEHHIKGLEVASTCYHQVLEENRQLYNQVQDLKGTIRVYCRVRPFLSAQSNVQSTVDYIGENGNIMIVNPLKHGKDARRIFSFNKVFGTSVTQEQIYIDTQPLVRSVLDGYNVCIFAYGQTGSGKTYTMSGPDLTSEETWGVNYRALRDLFQITKARADFMKYEVGVQMIEIYNEQVRDLLVSDGSSRRLDIRNNSQLNGLNVPDASWIPVSSTQDVLDVMVIGQRNRAVGATALNERSSRSHSVLTVHVHGKELVSGSILRGCLHLVDLAGSERVDKSEAVGERLREAQHINRSLSALGDVISALAQKSAHVPYRNSKLTQVLQDSLGGQAKTLMFVHINPEVNAIGETISTLKFAERVASIELGAARSNKESGEIRELKEEISNLKEMLERKEAELEQVKVGNTRTTAESQRARPVSPFYMPRYGANANLKTETCRRENDEVRSSEPRSCSSGKQRRSRFPSALTDKETAGPKIASAVEESLSSSAKLRTSPSPPVRRSISTDRGSLIRGRTKAEIFDNQPVAKVPFPARVPVSKSIVAMPVITSTDNSSKVPYISPQEASKQNNISDTLFNLQKISSRKVFPEHEEEQFRQALNIRQGGIRKNKNESKVKAKHQLPAKIQKSDMLSDMDAIEKNEEPRKSDFSEPENDHLLPESPVLGALKLKKLQKSFSRNSQNLEPRGVVHAVEPLLAGKLENKLPNNAIRNAKEVGNTSTPEFRRSRSTPRGKFLILP